TGAACTGAAATGCGTTGCGGGCGAGCGAGTGCGACATCGCCGACAAGCTCCACACGACGATCGAAATCGCGTAGCCGATGCGCGTGCCGACCTTGTCGAGCAACCGTCCGGCGAAGAGAAAACCGATCGCATAGGCGGCGGTGAACCATGACACCACCGCGCTGTATTGTGTCTCCGACCAGTGCAGCTCGCGTTGCAGCGTCGGCGCGAGAATGCCAAGGACCTGGCGATCGATGTAGTTGATCGTGGTCGCGAAGAACAGCAACGCGCAGATCGTCCATCGATATCTGCCGATTTTCATCAAGGCGCCGCTCACGGCAAGTCCGGTCGCGCCGGACGCCGTGACGGCGGGATCGCGCTTAGCGCTGGACACGTCCACTGGCGTCCCCCTGCATGAGCGATTCGACTTCGCTCACGCCGACGCGGTTGATGTCGCCATGAATGGAGTGCTTGAGACACGACGCGGCGGTCGCGAACTCCAGCGCCTGTTGATCGTTCTCATATGCGCGCACACCGTAGATGAGACCCGCGGCGAACGAGTCGCCCGCGCCGACACGATCCACGATATCCGTGATGTCATAGCGCCGGCTCATCAGGAAATCCTTGCCGTTGAACAGGCACGCGCTCCACCCGTTGCGATCGGCGCTGTGGCTTTCGCGAAGCGTGATCACCTGCTTCTCGAGATTGGGGAACGTCTTCAACACCTTCTCCGCCAGCGCGCGGTACTTGTCGTGCTCGAGCCGGCCCGACGCCACATCGACGTCCACCTCGATGCCGAGCGCCTTCTGGCAGTCCTCCTCGTTCGCGATGCCGACGGTGGCGAATGCCACCAGCTCGCGCATCACGTCCGGCGCCTTCCTGCCGTACTTCCAGAGGTTCTTTCGATAATTGTAGTCTATCGAAACCGCCAGCTTACGCTGGCGGGCTTCCTTCGCCGCAGCCAACGAGAGCTCAGCGGCGCTCGCGCTGATCGCCGGCGTCACGCCGCTGACATGAAACCAATCCGCATCCGCGAACACGGCGTCCCAATCGAAATCAATTGCCTTCGCCGTTGCGATCGAGGAACCGGCGCGATCGTACGTCACGCGCGACGGACGCTGATTCGCGCCATTCTCGAGGAAGTAAATCCCGAGCCGGTCGCCTTGGCGCTTGATCATCGACGTGTCCACACCGAACGCCTTCAACGCCGCGATGCACGAATCGCCGACGTTGTTGGCGGGAATGGCGGATACGAAGCGCGCGTCGACACCGTACTGCGCGAGCGACGACGCGACGTTCGCCTCGGCACCACCGAATGTCGCTTCGAGCATCGGCGACTGGAACAACCGCTCGAAGCCGGGAGACTTGAGCCGCAACATGACCTCGCCGAGCGTGACGACGCGGCTCATACGACGACCGCCGTCTTGCCCTGCGCGGCCTCGGCCGCGCGTTGCGATGCTTCACGAATGCGATCGAACTGTTTTGCGGCAATCCAGTCCGCCGGCGCCATCCACGATCCGCCGCACGCGACAACGCGCTTGAACGCGAGATAGTGTCCGACGTTCGTGAGATTGATTCCGCCGGTCGGCATGAAGCTGACGTCGACGTACGGCGCCGCGATCGCCTTGAGAAAATCGAGTCCGCCCATCGGCTCGGCGGGAAAGAACTTCAACGTCTTGAGGCCCTTCTCCAGCGCCATCTCCACTTCAGTCGGCGTCGCGATTCCCGGATACACCGGAATGCTGTTTTCCAGACAATAGTCGACGACGCGCGCGTTGAATCCCGGGGCGACGATGAACTGTGCGCCGGCATCGCGTGCGCGCTTGGCTTGATCCCGCGTCAACACCGTCCCCGCACCAGCGAGCAGCTCGGGTGCCTCGGCGCAAATGCGCTGCAACGCTTCGGGCGCACGCGGCGTTCGGAACGTGATCTCCGCGCACGGCAGACCGCCCTCGGCCAACGCGCGTGCCAGTGGTACCGCATCAGCTGGATCGTCGATCGTGATCACCGGAGCGATGCGCACGGCGCGCAGCCGCGCCAGCGTTTCGTCGGCCGTGGCAAACGTGGTCATGACTGTGTGATAGCAGGTTCTGAAAGAAATGCGTCCAGCGCGGCAATGGCGCGACCGCTCCCGCCTCCGCGCACGATCCGAATGAGATGCTCGGCAACGAGACTGGTGAATCCCGGCACGACAGTCAGGTCCGCGTTCCACAGCGCCTCGTCACCGCACACGCGCTCGACGAACGAGACGATGTCGTCATCAACCTGCGGATCGACGGTGCGCCACTCCGCGCGAATGCGCTCGCCCTCGCCGTCTTCAGGTACAGGAAGTCCCGCGGCGCGACGCTCGGCTTGCAGCTCGCCGCGCATGAAGGCGAGATACGCCGCGAAACCAAACGCAAGCGCGGCCGGTGCGCGGCCAAAACGCTCGCCGTACGCGAGAATGGACGGCACGATACGCACGCGCATCTTCGTCGTGCCGTACAGCGTGATGTCGATCAACGCATGCTGAATGTACGGGTTCGCGAAACGCGTCAACACGTCGCGCGCGAATACCTCGGCGTCGGGTACGTCGATGCTCGGCACGATCTCCTCGAGGACGGCGCGCCGCATGAACGCGCCCACGCGCTCGTGCTCGACAGCTTCGCGCACGGTCGCCAATCCCGCGAGCAGCGCAAGCGGCACCGAGATGGTGTGGGCGCCGTTCAGAATGCGCACCTTGCGTTCGCGATACGGCCGAATGTCGGGCGTGACGATGAT
Above is a window of Gemmatimonadaceae bacterium DNA encoding:
- a CDS encoding sugar kinase — its product is MSRVVTLGEVMLRLKSPGFERLFQSPMLEATFGGAEANVASSLAQYGVDARFVSAIPANNVGDSCIAALKAFGVDTSMIKRQGDRLGIYFLENGANQRPSRVTYDRAGSSIATAKAIDFDWDAVFADADWFHVSGVTPAISASAAELSLAAAKEARQRKLAVSIDYNYRKNLWKYGRKAPDVMRELVAFATVGIANEEDCQKALGIEVDVDVASGRLEHDKYRALAEKVLKTFPNLEKQVITLRESHSADRNGWSACLFNGKDFLMSRRYDITDIVDRVGAGDSFAAGLIYGVRAYENDQQALEFATAASCLKHSIHGDINRVGVSEVESLMQGDASGRVQR
- a CDS encoding bifunctional 4-hydroxy-2-oxoglutarate aldolase/2-dehydro-3-deoxy-phosphogluconate aldolase, with the translated sequence MTTFATADETLARLRAVRIAPVITIDDPADAVPLARALAEGGLPCAEITFRTPRAPEALQRICAEAPELLAGAGTVLTRDQAKRARDAGAQFIVAPGFNARVVDYCLENSIPVYPGIATPTEVEMALEKGLKTLKFFPAEPMGGLDFLKAIAAPYVDVSFMPTGGINLTNVGHYLAFKRVVACGGSWMAPADWIAAKQFDRIREASQRAAEAAQGKTAVVV